The following proteins are co-located in the Jatrophihabitans sp. genome:
- a CDS encoding nuclease-related domain-containing protein, translating to MPIDVSPSGGPARPLKIMALRRPGACACGTDLAAGDQAAWDRATRTVQCLPCAQSTPPMAADSEPSTPVEPAVELGIAGGSAQQEFDRRHAKREERVRSAHPRLGGLILALSDDPQSTTAWKSGAVGERKLGAKLTSLGDTVIALHDRQVPKSRANLDHLVVGPAGVYVIDAKRYKNAKIAVRRSGGFLTPTRTQLMVSGRDKTKLVDAMTWQVAAVRAALAASPEFADAPITAALCFIDAEFPFFGTIEIGDVRVRGLGGTAKLVSAAGPFDAATRDRLARRLASELPAKPPSNPASGG from the coding sequence GTGCCGATCGACGTCTCGCCCTCCGGAGGGCCAGCGCGTCCTCTCAAGATCATGGCGCTGCGTCGCCCTGGCGCCTGTGCCTGCGGAACCGACCTTGCTGCCGGCGATCAAGCCGCGTGGGACCGAGCCACTCGAACGGTGCAGTGTTTGCCTTGTGCTCAATCCACGCCGCCGATGGCGGCGGACAGCGAGCCTTCCACCCCGGTCGAGCCCGCGGTCGAACTCGGTATTGCCGGCGGCTCAGCCCAGCAGGAGTTCGACCGGCGTCACGCCAAACGCGAAGAGCGCGTGCGCAGCGCCCATCCCCGGCTCGGCGGCTTGATCCTGGCGCTCTCCGATGACCCTCAGTCCACGACGGCGTGGAAGTCCGGCGCAGTGGGCGAACGCAAGCTCGGCGCCAAGCTGACAAGCCTGGGCGACACCGTCATCGCGCTGCACGATCGGCAAGTGCCTAAGAGCCGAGCGAATCTGGATCACCTCGTTGTCGGCCCAGCCGGTGTCTACGTCATCGACGCCAAGCGGTACAAGAACGCCAAGATCGCGGTGCGGCGATCGGGCGGCTTTCTCACACCCACCCGGACGCAGTTGATGGTCTCGGGAAGGGACAAGACCAAGCTCGTCGACGCGATGACGTGGCAGGTCGCCGCCGTGCGCGCCGCGCTGGCCGCAAGCCCCGAATTCGCCGATGCGCCGATAACCGCGGCGCTGTGCTTCATCGACGCTGAATTCCCGTTCTTCGGCACCATTGAGATCGGCGACGTGCGGGTGCGCGGGCTAGGCGGCACAGCCAAGCTTGTCTCGGCAGCCGGCCCGTTCGACGCTGCGACCCGCGATCGCCTCGCTCGGCGCCTCGCCTCAGAGCTACCTGCCAAGCCGCCGAGTAACCCTGCGAGCGGTGGCTGA
- a CDS encoding DUF1918 domain-containing protein, producing MAQVVHGLPPRIGGRDSGATMASTGDWLLVRARTDSLRPRRGRILEVRGHQGRPPYLVRWADTGTQALVFPGPDAQVMSEAELSKLDLQQNQRVSHR from the coding sequence ATGGCTCAAGTAGTTCACGGCTTACCACCGCGAATCGGTGGACGAGACTCGGGGGCGACGATGGCAAGCACCGGCGACTGGCTTCTGGTTCGAGCACGCACAGACTCCCTTCGACCCCGTCGGGGTCGCATTCTGGAAGTGCGCGGCCATCAGGGCAGGCCTCCCTACCTGGTCCGCTGGGCCGACACCGGCACCCAGGCGCTGGTGTTCCCCGGCCCTGACGCGCAGGTGATGAGCGAAGCCGAACTCTCAAAGCTGGACCTGCAGCAGAACCAGCGGGTCAGCCACCGGTAA